Proteins encoded together in one Actinomycetes bacterium window:
- a CDS encoding substrate-binding domain-containing protein has product MRRKKVLLGAATVGVITASLALTTTAAQADYAPSSKDVVGVGSDTLQNLVDFVADGDHLGDTGYNTLGNANKLVSFDATADANARLAYSPQGVGNTPGNSATNNCAPGTGATQGTGNQNTTHTGDVPCTLNPTIVLRAGTQPVQRPNGSGAGFNFLVADTKHLADFSRASSARGSGGNTMDSITVGTDGLAMLSSSTTNAVALSTTQLQAIYNCSVTTWNDPTLGGTSSDTIKPLLPQIGSGTRTSFLSAIGVTTPGSCVTNVEENDPEAIDASGAPTDAIEPMSSGRLNLYLGKLSDGTANDGGSGIGYFKDPSCVGYSSVCTGNTTLTPNVKYWTTGTPKSGSLFNINRSLYLYFRDADINSTKVFQPGGTLNWVRTLFYNPCSGAGHTTGCVTIGGTTYGPGGAPYFATSSAQSLISAAGVVPTYAFTQFGP; this is encoded by the coding sequence ATGCGACGCAAGAAGGTCTTGCTCGGCGCGGCGACGGTCGGTGTGATCACCGCGTCGCTCGCTCTGACGACCACGGCCGCACAGGCCGACTACGCACCGTCAAGCAAGGACGTCGTCGGGGTCGGATCCGACACGCTGCAGAATCTCGTCGACTTCGTCGCCGACGGGGACCACCTCGGCGACACCGGTTACAACACCCTCGGCAACGCCAACAAACTGGTGAGCTTCGACGCCACCGCCGACGCGAACGCGCGGTTGGCCTACAGCCCCCAGGGCGTGGGCAACACGCCGGGCAACAGCGCGACGAACAACTGCGCACCCGGCACCGGAGCCACCCAGGGGACCGGCAACCAGAACACGACCCACACGGGCGACGTCCCCTGCACGCTGAACCCGACGATCGTCCTGCGCGCCGGTACCCAGCCGGTGCAGCGACCGAACGGTTCCGGTGCGGGGTTCAACTTCCTGGTCGCCGACACCAAGCACCTGGCGGACTTCTCCCGCGCGTCCTCGGCCCGAGGGTCGGGCGGCAACACGATGGACAGCATCACGGTCGGCACGGACGGCCTGGCGATGCTGAGCTCGTCGACGACCAACGCGGTGGCGCTGTCCACGACACAGCTTCAGGCCATCTACAACTGCTCGGTCACGACGTGGAACGACCCCACCCTCGGTGGGACCTCGAGTGACACGATCAAGCCGCTGCTGCCGCAGATCGGCTCCGGCACTCGCACGTCGTTCCTGTCGGCGATCGGTGTGACGACACCCGGCAGCTGCGTCACCAACGTCGAGGAGAACGACCCCGAGGCGATCGACGCGTCCGGCGCTCCGACGGACGCCATCGAGCCGATGTCCAGCGGGCGGCTCAACCTCTACCTCGGCAAGCTCAGCGACGGCACCGCTAACGACGGCGGGTCGGGGATCGGCTACTTCAAGGACCCGAGCTGCGTCGGCTACTCCAGCGTGTGCACCGGCAACACCACGTTGACCCCGAACGTCAAGTACTGGACGACCGGGACCCCGAAGTCGGGCTCGCTGTTCAACATCAACCGCAGCCTCTACCTGTACTTCCGGGACGCTGACATCAACAGCACCAAGGTGTTCCAGCCCGGCGGCACGCTCAACTGGGTGCGCACGCTGTTCTACAACCCGTGCTCCGGTGCGGGCCACACCACGGGCTGCGTGACGATCGGCGGGACGACGTACGGGCCCGGCGGGGCGCCGTACTTCGCCACCAGCTCCGCGCAGTCGCTCATCTCCGCCGCGGGCGTCGTCCCGACGTACGCCTTCACCCAGTTCGGGCCGTGA
- a CDS encoding class E sortase → MTVVEDPPDVVPEARRRRRVHVRLPKRLRLPARPRPTPRRRVVTGVIVCTAVVAAWAVIYGVVLSSFQEWRDQHVGYDTLREQLAEETAPLGGLIRPGAPVALLSIPALELHDLVVVEGTTSGDLIAGPGHRRDTPLPGQAGVSVVYGRESTFGGPFENVGTLARGDAIAVVTGQGRFTYRVIDIRRAGDRFPQPVQPGHGRLTLVSAEGASWRSVWAPTGVVYVDADLAGTSVPAPPGRPAAVPAAEQAMSIDTSVLVQLVLWLFLLVAVASTYVVSWVYWGTWQTWVVGVPALLACLWGVTSVAVQLMPNLM, encoded by the coding sequence GTGACCGTCGTCGAGGATCCCCCCGACGTCGTCCCCGAGGCCAGGCGGCGGCGGCGCGTCCACGTGCGCCTGCCGAAGAGGCTGCGGCTGCCCGCCCGTCCGCGACCGACTCCACGCCGCCGGGTCGTCACCGGCGTGATCGTGTGCACCGCGGTGGTCGCAGCCTGGGCGGTGATCTACGGGGTCGTCCTGAGCTCCTTCCAGGAGTGGCGTGACCAGCACGTTGGCTACGACACACTGCGCGAGCAGCTGGCCGAGGAGACCGCGCCGCTGGGCGGACTGATCCGCCCGGGTGCGCCGGTGGCCCTGTTGAGCATCCCCGCCCTGGAGCTGCACGACCTGGTCGTCGTCGAGGGCACCACGTCCGGCGACCTGATCGCCGGCCCCGGGCACCGTCGCGACACCCCGCTGCCGGGCCAGGCCGGCGTCAGTGTCGTCTACGGCCGGGAGAGCACCTTCGGGGGACCGTTCGAGAACGTCGGCACCCTCGCCCGCGGGGACGCGATCGCGGTCGTCACGGGGCAGGGCCGCTTCACCTACCGCGTCATCGACATCAGGCGGGCCGGGGACCGCTTTCCCCAGCCGGTGCAGCCGGGGCATGGGCGGTTGACCCTGGTCAGCGCCGAGGGTGCGAGTTGGCGCTCGGTGTGGGCCCCGACCGGCGTCGTCTACGTCGACGCCGACCTGGCCGGCACGTCCGTCCCGGCACCACCCGGTCGTCCGGCCGCGGTCCCGGCAGCAGAACAGGCGATGAGCATCGACACCAGCGTCCTCGTGCAGCTGGTGCTGTGGCTGTTCCTCCTGGTCGCCGTGGCATCGACGTACGTCGTCTCGTGGGTCTACTGGGGCACCTGGCAGACCTGGGTGGTGGGTGTCCCCGCCCTGCTGGCCTGCCTCTGGGGGGTCACCTCGGTGGCCGTCCAGCTGATGCCGAACCTCATGTGA
- a CDS encoding substrate-binding domain-containing protein, producing MNRRRYPLLTVAAAVVSVLVSLLFGSAPADAAASHALIQGSGSSWSANAVNQWIADVQANGLQVVFTASGSAIGRKDFAYRTTDFAVSDIGYQGKDPVTGEADTPCTPQCRPYAYLPIVAGGTAFPYQIKVAGQLVRNLRLSGQTLAKIFTNKITNWDDPEITADNNGHALPSLPIIPVVHSEGSGSTAQFTRYLDKQYPSIWRPFLGTSGLTEYFPRKGGQIAQNGSDGVMNFISSGAANGAIGYDEYSYALAKNFPVAKVENAAGYFTAPTQYNVAVALTKAQINMDKSSKDYLLQNLDQVYTNPDPRTYAISSYSYMIIPTSPTDPRMTTAKRQTLADFLYYSVCQGQAEMGPIGYSPLPINLVQASFAQTAKLKTADPGVDLTQRNVSTCHNPTFIAGQPNRNYLAEIAPKPPACDKSGAGPCDANAGIANGNPRNGKAPQTSSPGQGSTTSSGSTATKGSSTATSGGAKTAASSSTGTGQSGTTAVTGSTGASPSVNPDTGQVVDTQVAAAADPVTGVPTQLAGYRQQNLTSVLGSVAALEILALIVLPPILAVYLSRRRRRQS from the coding sequence GTGAACCGACGCCGATACCCCCTGCTCACCGTCGCGGCAGCGGTGGTGAGCGTGCTGGTGAGCCTGCTCTTCGGGTCCGCTCCGGCGGACGCGGCGGCGAGCCACGCCCTCATCCAAGGGTCGGGCTCGTCCTGGAGCGCCAACGCCGTCAACCAGTGGATCGCCGACGTCCAGGCCAACGGCCTGCAGGTCGTCTTCACCGCGAGCGGCTCGGCGATCGGGCGCAAGGACTTCGCCTACCGCACGACGGACTTCGCGGTCAGTGACATCGGCTACCAGGGCAAGGACCCGGTGACCGGCGAGGCGGACACGCCCTGCACGCCGCAGTGCCGGCCGTACGCCTACCTGCCGATCGTGGCGGGCGGGACGGCGTTCCCGTACCAGATCAAGGTGGCCGGTCAGCTGGTGCGCAACCTCCGGCTGTCTGGCCAGACGCTGGCCAAGATCTTCACGAACAAGATCACCAACTGGGACGACCCCGAGATCACGGCGGACAACAACGGCCATGCGCTGCCGTCCCTGCCCATCATCCCGGTCGTCCACTCCGAGGGCTCCGGCTCGACCGCGCAGTTCACCCGCTACCTGGACAAGCAGTACCCCTCGATCTGGCGGCCGTTCCTCGGCACGTCCGGTCTGACCGAGTACTTCCCGCGCAAGGGCGGGCAGATCGCCCAGAACGGCTCCGACGGGGTCATGAACTTCATCTCCTCGGGCGCCGCCAACGGGGCGATCGGCTACGACGAGTACTCCTATGCCCTCGCGAAGAACTTCCCAGTGGCCAAGGTCGAGAACGCCGCGGGCTACTTCACGGCGCCCACGCAGTACAACGTCGCGGTCGCACTCACCAAGGCGCAGATCAACATGGACAAGTCGTCGAAGGACTACCTGCTGCAGAACCTCGACCAGGTCTACACGAACCCCGACCCCAGGACGTACGCCATCTCGTCGTACTCGTACATGATCATTCCAACGTCACCGACCGACCCGCGCATGACGACCGCGAAACGGCAGACGCTCGCCGACTTCCTCTACTACTCCGTATGCCAGGGCCAGGCGGAAATGGGCCCGATCGGCTACTCGCCCTTGCCGATCAACCTCGTCCAGGCCTCTTTCGCGCAGACGGCCAAGCTCAAGACGGCCGACCCGGGCGTGGACCTCACGCAACGCAACGTGTCGACCTGCCACAACCCGACGTTCATCGCCGGCCAGCCGAACCGCAACTACCTGGCCGAGATCGCCCCCAAGCCACCCGCGTGCGACAAGTCGGGCGCCGGGCCCTGCGACGCCAACGCGGGCATCGCCAACGGCAACCCCAGGAACGGCAAGGCCCCGCAGACCTCCTCCCCGGGACAGGGCTCCACCACGTCGAGCGGGTCGACGGCCACGAAGGGGTCCAGCACTGCGACGTCTGGCGGGGCGAAGACGGCCGCGTCGTCGTCCACGGGCACCGGCCAGAGCGGGACGACGGCGGTGACCGGCTCGACGGGCGCCAGCCCGTCGGTGAACCCGGACACCGGTCAGGTGGTCGACACCCAGGTGGCGGCCGCGGCGGACCCAGTGACCGGCGTTCCCACCCAGCTCGCCGGCTACCGCCAGCAGAACCTCACGTCGGTGCTCGGATCGGTCGCGGCACTGGAGATCCTCGCGCTGATCGTCCTTCCGCCGATCCTCGCGGTCTACCTCTCCCGTCGACGCAGGAGGCAGTCATGA
- the pstA gene encoding phosphate ABC transporter permease PstA, protein MTAMVDQEAAEVDTEAPVEIPRPLRARTLDDRASVAGSIVGSGSLVWLLFERVLPFSGVVGFVVSWYLVFLLMYTLVSRISNPWPTVRDRLAAAVVTGAAVTVGLALTSTVVFVFVKGWPALHHLNFFRDDMSGVRPTSPLTQGGVLHAIVGTAIQVGIATLFALPLGIGTAVFMTEVGGRLSRTVRTVVEAMTALPDVLAGLFVYVTLVIGFGFPRTGFAVSVALTVTMLPIIARSAEVVLRVVPGGLREAGLALGASQWDTVRRVVLPTAKAGMATSLILGIARIAGETAPLLIVSGASTFFNANPFSEPMNSLPLFIFSAVRSGEPLYIARGYGAAALLLLLVLVLFAITRFLARDRAK, encoded by the coding sequence ATGACGGCGATGGTGGACCAGGAGGCCGCCGAGGTCGACACGGAGGCCCCCGTCGAGATCCCACGACCGCTGCGTGCCCGCACGCTCGACGACCGGGCGTCGGTCGCCGGCAGCATCGTCGGCTCGGGTTCCCTCGTCTGGCTCCTGTTCGAGCGGGTGCTGCCGTTCAGCGGCGTCGTCGGGTTCGTCGTGAGCTGGTACCTGGTCTTCCTGCTCATGTACACCCTCGTGTCCCGGATCTCCAACCCGTGGCCGACCGTGCGGGACCGACTGGCGGCCGCTGTGGTCACCGGCGCGGCCGTCACCGTTGGTCTGGCGCTGACCAGCACGGTGGTGTTCGTCTTCGTCAAGGGCTGGCCGGCCCTGCACCACCTCAACTTCTTCCGTGACGACATGTCGGGCGTGCGGCCGACCTCACCGTTGACGCAGGGCGGGGTGCTGCACGCCATCGTGGGCACCGCGATCCAGGTCGGGATCGCGACCCTGTTCGCGCTGCCGCTGGGGATCGGCACCGCCGTGTTCATGACCGAGGTGGGGGGCCGGCTCTCGCGCACGGTCCGGACCGTGGTCGAGGCGATGACGGCGCTGCCCGACGTTCTCGCCGGCCTGTTCGTCTACGTCACCCTCGTGATCGGGTTCGGCTTTCCCCGGACGGGCTTCGCGGTGTCGGTCGCCCTCACCGTCACCATGCTGCCGATCATCGCCCGCTCCGCCGAGGTGGTGCTGCGCGTGGTGCCGGGAGGCTTGCGCGAGGCCGGCCTGGCGCTGGGCGCGTCGCAGTGGGACACCGTACGACGCGTCGTCCTCCCGACCGCCAAGGCCGGGATGGCGACGTCGCTGATCCTCGGCATCGCCCGCATCGCCGGGGAGACGGCCCCGCTGCTCATCGTCTCGGGCGCGTCGACCTTCTTCAACGCCAACCCCTTCAGCGAGCCGATGAACTCCCTCCCGCTGTTCATCTTCTCCGCGGTGCGCAGCGGTGAGCCGCTGTACATCGCGAGGGGCTACGGCGCGGCGGCGCTCCTGCTGCTGCTCGTCCTCGTCCTGTTCGCCATCACCCGTTTCCTCGCCAGGGACCGTGCCAAGTGA
- the pstC gene encoding phosphate ABC transporter permease subunit PstC: protein MVASAEHLWPSAEGPDVPRDIDPARPAKDSVFRGTVRAIGSFVLVLTGAIGLFLGYQAIPTLRRYGIHFFTQSQWQPERDIVGISAVLVGTVEVALVALAVGFPLALLTALYISEYAPPRLQATLTSLIDLMAAVPSIIFGLWGFFLLQPHAITVARWLSEYLGWIPVFAVDTDPRAASWAQSQYTASAFIAGLAVSMMVIPLACAVMRGVFAQAPVGEREAAYALGATRWGVIRAVVLPFGRGGVIGGTMLALGRALGETIAVLLIISPAFDIKIKILTVGTETTSALIAGRFGEATSAQLSALLTAGFVLFVITLGVNTVAAIFVNRSRSGAATEI from the coding sequence ATGGTCGCTTCGGCTGAGCACCTCTGGCCGTCGGCCGAGGGCCCGGACGTCCCCCGGGACATCGACCCGGCGCGGCCGGCGAAGGACAGCGTCTTCCGGGGGACCGTACGGGCGATCGGCTCCTTCGTGCTGGTCCTCACCGGCGCCATCGGGCTGTTCCTCGGCTACCAGGCGATCCCCACGCTTCGCCGGTACGGCATCCACTTCTTCACCCAGAGCCAGTGGCAGCCCGAGCGGGACATCGTCGGCATCTCCGCGGTGCTCGTGGGGACCGTCGAGGTGGCCCTGGTCGCCCTCGCCGTCGGCTTCCCGTTGGCGCTGCTGACGGCGCTGTACATCAGCGAGTACGCGCCGCCGCGGCTGCAGGCCACCCTGACCTCGCTCATCGACCTGATGGCTGCCGTCCCGAGCATCATCTTCGGGCTCTGGGGCTTCTTCCTCCTGCAACCGCACGCCATCACGGTCGCGCGGTGGCTGTCGGAGTACCTCGGCTGGATCCCGGTCTTCGCCGTGGACACCGACCCGCGGGCGGCCTCGTGGGCGCAGTCGCAGTACACCGCCTCCGCGTTCATCGCGGGCCTGGCGGTGTCGATGATGGTGATCCCGCTCGCGTGCGCCGTCATGCGAGGCGTCTTCGCGCAGGCGCCGGTCGGCGAGCGCGAGGCGGCGTACGCGCTCGGCGCGACGCGGTGGGGCGTGATCCGAGCGGTCGTGCTGCCCTTCGGACGTGGAGGGGTGATCGGCGGCACCATGCTGGCGCTCGGGCGCGCGCTCGGGGAGACCATCGCCGTCCTGCTCATCATCTCGCCGGCGTTCGACATCAAGATCAAGATTCTCACGGTCGGCACGGAGACGACCTCGGCGCTCATCGCCGGTCGCTTCGGGGAGGCCACGAGCGCCCAGCTCTCCGCACTCCTCACGGCCGGCTTCGTGCTGTTCGTCATCACCCTGGGCGTGAACACGGTCGCTGCCATCTTCGTCAACCGAAGCCGCAGCGGCGCGGCGACGGAGATCTGA
- a CDS encoding phosphate ABC transporter ATP-binding protein — MSSVSDTTIRLPDVTGQIRGAHLDAVAVSAWFGSHKVLERVSLSMPPGTVTALIGPSGCGKSTFLRTLNRMHELVPSAQLAGQVLLDGVDIYDAGRRITETRKRIGMVFQKPNPFPTMSIAENVLAGLKLTGTKIARHDKDDLVERCLSRAGLWTEAKDRLGSAGGALSGGQQQRLCIARSLAVEPDVLLMDEPCSALDPTSTRRIEETIAELRRDVTIVIVTHNMQQAARVSQQCAFFLAEQGTPGGIVEAGSTEQIFGNPRDPRTSDYVHGRFG, encoded by the coding sequence ATGAGCTCGGTCAGCGACACGACCATCCGCCTGCCCGACGTGACCGGCCAGATCCGGGGCGCCCACCTCGACGCGGTGGCGGTCTCGGCGTGGTTCGGCAGCCACAAGGTGCTGGAACGGGTGTCCCTGTCCATGCCCCCGGGGACGGTCACCGCCCTCATCGGACCCTCGGGGTGCGGGAAGTCCACGTTCCTGCGCACCCTCAACCGGATGCACGAGCTGGTGCCCTCGGCGCAGCTGGCCGGTCAGGTGCTGCTCGACGGGGTCGACATCTATGACGCCGGACGTCGTATCACCGAGACCCGCAAGCGCATCGGGATGGTCTTCCAGAAGCCGAACCCGTTCCCGACCATGTCGATCGCCGAGAACGTCCTGGCGGGTCTCAAGCTGACCGGAACCAAGATCGCCAGGCACGACAAGGACGACCTCGTCGAGCGCTGCCTGAGCCGGGCGGGGTTGTGGACCGAGGCGAAGGACCGGCTGGGTTCCGCCGGCGGTGCGCTCTCCGGAGGGCAGCAGCAACGGCTGTGCATCGCCCGCTCGCTCGCGGTCGAGCCGGACGTGCTGCTCATGGACGAGCCGTGCTCCGCCCTGGACCCGACGTCGACCCGCCGGATCGAGGAGACCATCGCCGAGCTGCGGCGCGACGTGACGATCGTCATCGTCACCCACAACATGCAACAGGCCGCGCGCGTCTCCCAGCAGTGCGCGTTCTTCCTCGCCGAGCAGGGCACGCCGGGCGGGATCGTCGAGGCCGGCTCCACCGAGCAGATCTTCGGCAACCCCCGCGACCCCCGAACCAGCGATTACGTCCATGGTCGCTTCGGCTGA
- a CDS encoding ABC transporter ATP-binding protein, which yields MNVIEVRGGRKTYRRWRKPPERALDGLDLTVEEGGVHGFLGPNGSGKTTTIRALLGLVRADAGEFRLLGQQVPQTLPAVVAEVGALVETPLFFPSFSGRLNLQLLAQVAGVPRERVEECLETVDLSERAEDRFKGYSLGMKQRLGIAAALLKRPRLLVLDEPSNGLDPAGIRDVRELLRRLGADGRTTVFLSSHLLGEVQQVCDHVTILARGRCVTTGRTSEVLRANTTDDVRLCVPDPMGAHDVLTAAGYRLSSLGDAWRVHDVHDRSALTRTLADRGHYLTELSPIAADLEDVFLQLTGDAEPEVQP from the coding sequence GTGAACGTCATCGAGGTGCGCGGCGGGCGCAAGACGTACCGGCGCTGGCGCAAGCCGCCGGAACGCGCCTTGGACGGCCTCGACCTCACCGTCGAGGAGGGTGGGGTGCACGGCTTCCTCGGCCCGAACGGTTCGGGCAAGACGACCACGATCCGGGCCCTGCTGGGCCTGGTCCGGGCCGACGCCGGCGAGTTCCGGCTGCTCGGGCAGCAGGTCCCCCAGACGTTGCCCGCCGTCGTCGCCGAGGTGGGGGCGCTCGTCGAGACGCCGCTGTTCTTCCCGAGCTTCTCGGGCCGGCTCAACCTGCAGCTGCTCGCGCAGGTCGCCGGCGTGCCCAGAGAGCGCGTGGAGGAGTGCCTCGAGACCGTCGACCTGAGCGAGCGCGCGGAGGACCGGTTCAAGGGCTACTCCCTGGGGATGAAGCAGCGCCTCGGGATCGCCGCGGCACTGCTCAAGCGCCCGCGGCTGCTCGTCCTCGACGAACCGTCGAACGGCCTCGACCCCGCCGGCATCCGCGACGTCCGGGAGCTGCTGCGCCGCCTGGGCGCCGACGGTCGGACCACCGTCTTCTTGTCCTCCCACCTGCTGGGCGAGGTCCAGCAGGTGTGCGACCACGTCACGATCCTCGCCCGGGGACGATGCGTGACCACGGGCCGCACGAGCGAGGTGCTGCGGGCGAACACCACCGACGACGTCCGGCTCTGCGTGCCCGACCCGATGGGCGCCCACGACGTGCTCACCGCCGCCGGCTACCGCCTGAGCAGCCTCGGTGACGCGTGGCGGGTCCACGACGTCCACGACCGCTCGGCGCTGACGCGCACGCTCGCCGACCGAGGCCACTACCTCACCGAGCTGTCCCCGATCGCGGCCGACCTCGAGGACGTCTTCCTGCAGCTCACCGGGGACGCCGAGCCGGAGGTCCAGCCGTGA
- a CDS encoding ABC transporter permease, translated as MSTAVDVPRATYGGLLGSEIRRLLHRRVVRWLAVFAVAQYLLVNVIVWLNHDKAGSGHPAYRLGDAGGGAVGVGVGVAILMFVVGTTYAGAEWSQRTIVALLFWEPRRGRVISAKVLVAAAAAVTVTVVSQVVWLATAYVLAATKGVTTLPSGFWANLLDRQLRVLIFTVLVTWLGFGIANLVRNSAASLGVGFVYFVIVESVVQAFWTWATPYLLTHNAIALLSPGGWDIPARDPSRSPVHLSSLHGGLVWGTASLAILAVGTVVFSRSDAA; from the coding sequence GTGAGCACGGCCGTGGACGTACCGCGCGCGACGTACGGCGGGCTGCTCGGCTCGGAGATCCGCCGCCTGCTGCATCGCCGCGTGGTCCGCTGGCTCGCGGTGTTCGCGGTGGCCCAATACCTGCTGGTGAACGTGATCGTGTGGCTCAACCACGACAAGGCGGGGAGCGGCCACCCCGCCTACCGGCTGGGGGACGCCGGCGGCGGGGCCGTCGGCGTCGGCGTGGGGGTGGCCATCCTCATGTTCGTGGTCGGGACGACGTACGCCGGCGCGGAGTGGTCGCAGCGGACCATCGTGGCCCTGCTGTTCTGGGAGCCGCGCCGCGGACGGGTCATCTCGGCGAAGGTCCTGGTCGCGGCAGCCGCCGCCGTGACGGTCACCGTGGTGAGTCAGGTGGTCTGGCTGGCGACGGCGTACGTCCTGGCGGCGACCAAGGGCGTCACCACGCTGCCGTCGGGCTTCTGGGCCAACCTGCTGGACCGTCAGCTCAGGGTCCTGATCTTCACCGTGCTCGTGACCTGGCTCGGTTTCGGCATCGCCAACCTGGTCCGCAACTCGGCGGCGTCCCTCGGCGTGGGGTTCGTCTACTTCGTCATCGTCGAGTCCGTCGTCCAGGCGTTCTGGACCTGGGCGACCCCGTACCTGCTCACCCACAACGCGATCGCGCTGTTGTCCCCGGGCGGCTGGGACATCCCGGCGCGCGATCCCAGCCGTTCCCCGGTCCACCTGAGCTCGCTGCACGGCGGCCTGGTGTGGGGGACCGCCTCACTGGCGATCCTCGCGGTCGGAACCGTCGTCTTCAGCCGCAGCGACGCCGCGTAG
- a CDS encoding DLW-39 family protein gives MKKLLVLVALAGVAFGAWRKYQSSRAEEDLWIEATRDETLDLR, from the coding sequence GTGAAGAAGCTGCTCGTGCTGGTGGCCCTCGCGGGGGTCGCCTTCGGGGCGTGGCGCAAGTACCAGAGCAGCCGCGCCGAGGAGGATCTCTGGATCGAGGCCACGCGCGACGAGACGCTCGACCTGCGGTGA
- a CDS encoding DUF3566 domain-containing protein produces the protein MTTDPTRGRGAARPEARTMSAPTVPIPSAASNGAHDDEPAAPGVVTIPSAVASVPVPTPVAPLEPSPAPGTVMAPAPGAHPVRGPRKARLQIRQVDPWSVMKLGFLLSLALGIVFVVAVGLLWSLLDSGGVFDSINKVVADVANDQTDFTVQSALAFRRVMGVALVLAVVQVVLITALATLAAFLYNLAAGLVGGLDVTLVEEP, from the coding sequence GTGACGACCGACCCGACCCGCGGCCGGGGGGCTGCTCGCCCCGAGGCGCGGACCATGTCGGCGCCCACCGTCCCGATACCCTCGGCGGCCTCCAACGGCGCCCACGACGACGAGCCCGCCGCTCCGGGCGTGGTCACGATCCCGTCCGCCGTCGCGTCGGTCCCGGTGCCGACCCCGGTCGCACCGCTCGAGCCGAGCCCTGCACCGGGGACCGTGATGGCGCCGGCGCCAGGCGCGCACCCGGTCCGGGGCCCGCGCAAGGCCCGCCTGCAGATCCGGCAGGTGGACCCCTGGTCGGTGATGAAGCTCGGCTTCCTGCTCTCCCTCGCCCTCGGCATCGTCTTCGTCGTCGCCGTCGGGCTGCTGTGGTCCCTGCTCGACTCCGGAGGGGTGTTCGACTCCATCAACAAGGTCGTGGCCGACGTGGCGAACGACCAGACCGACTTCACCGTCCAGAGCGCGCTGGCCTTCCGCCGGGTCATGGGGGTCGCCCTGGTGCTGGCGGTGGTGCAGGTCGTGCTGATCACCGCGCTGGCGACGCTCGCGGCGTTCCTCTACAACCTCGCGGCGGGGCTGGTCGGCGGGCTGGACGTCACCCTCGTCGAGGAGCCCTGA